One window of the Candidatus Microbacterium colombiense genome contains the following:
- the der gene encoding ribosome biogenesis GTPase Der has product MAEEEYEGGPDHLAEKMELLDEQLAEQRAETLRAGLADYDLDDEDAALLAGITMGVDGIQFFPALPVVAIVGRPNVGKSALVNRILGRREAVVEDTPGVTRDRVTYKAEWGDRRFSLVDTGGWEPDARGIDRSVAMQAEVAIDLADIVLFVVDAMVGATSTDEHVVKLLRKSGKPVFLVANKIDDARQEPEAAALWNLGLGEPHPVSAIHGRGVADLLDEVLKALPAVSAVAKAEIGGPRRVAILGRPNVGKSSLLNKAAGEERVVVNDLAGTTRDPVDEVVELGGKLWRLVDTAGIRRRVHMAQGADFYASLRTSAALEKAEVAVVVLDVSESISEQDVRIIDLVLESGRSLVLAFNKWDRLNDEDLENAERRRYLEREIEQDLAHVAWAPRVNISAKTGRHLDKLVPALETALENWDRRIPTGKFNAFLAELVAEHPHPLRGGKQPRILFGTQASTRPPTFVLFTTGFLDPGYRRFIQRRLRELYEFEGTPIVVNMRVREKRQR; this is encoded by the coding sequence TCCCGACCACCTCGCCGAGAAGATGGAACTGCTCGATGAGCAGCTCGCCGAGCAGCGCGCGGAGACACTCCGCGCCGGACTCGCCGACTACGACCTCGATGACGAAGATGCCGCGCTCCTCGCCGGCATCACGATGGGCGTGGACGGCATCCAGTTCTTCCCCGCGCTGCCCGTCGTCGCGATCGTCGGGCGCCCGAACGTCGGCAAGTCGGCACTGGTGAACCGCATCCTGGGACGCCGTGAGGCCGTGGTCGAGGACACCCCTGGTGTCACCCGCGACCGCGTGACGTACAAGGCCGAGTGGGGCGACCGTCGATTCTCGCTCGTCGACACCGGCGGCTGGGAGCCGGACGCGCGGGGCATCGACCGCTCGGTCGCCATGCAGGCCGAGGTCGCGATCGACCTGGCCGACATCGTGCTGTTCGTCGTCGACGCGATGGTCGGTGCGACATCGACCGACGAGCACGTCGTGAAGCTGCTGCGCAAGAGCGGCAAGCCCGTCTTCCTCGTCGCCAACAAGATCGACGATGCACGTCAGGAGCCCGAGGCGGCAGCGCTGTGGAACCTCGGTCTCGGCGAGCCGCACCCGGTGTCCGCCATCCACGGACGCGGCGTCGCCGACCTGCTGGACGAGGTGCTGAAGGCGCTTCCCGCCGTGTCGGCTGTCGCGAAGGCCGAGATCGGTGGACCGCGTCGCGTCGCGATCCTCGGCCGACCGAACGTCGGCAAGTCCTCCCTGCTCAACAAGGCCGCGGGCGAGGAGCGCGTGGTCGTGAACGACCTCGCCGGCACCACCCGTGACCCGGTGGACGAGGTCGTCGAGCTCGGCGGAAAGCTGTGGCGCCTGGTCGACACCGCCGGAATCCGTCGTCGCGTGCACATGGCGCAGGGAGCCGACTTCTACGCATCGCTGCGCACCTCTGCCGCGTTGGAGAAGGCGGAGGTCGCCGTCGTCGTGCTCGACGTCTCGGAGTCGATCAGCGAGCAGGACGTTCGCATAATCGACCTCGTGCTCGAGTCGGGACGCTCGCTCGTGCTCGCCTTCAACAAGTGGGACCGTCTGAACGACGAGGACCTCGAGAACGCGGAACGTCGTCGCTACCTCGAGCGCGAGATCGAGCAGGACCTGGCGCACGTCGCCTGGGCGCCGCGCGTGAACATCTCGGCGAAGACCGGCCGTCACCTCGACAAGCTGGTTCCTGCGCTCGAGACCGCACTCGAGAACTGGGACCGCCGCATCCCGACCGGCAAGTTCAACGCGTTCCTCGCGGAACTCGTCGCCGAGCACCCGCACCCGCTGCGTGGTGGCAAGCAGCCGCGCATCCTGTTCGGCACGCAGGCGTCGACACGCCCGCCGACGTTCGTGCTGTTCACGACCGGTTTCCTCGACCCCGGATACCGCCGATTCATCCAGCGCCGCCTTCGCGAGTTGTACGAGTTCGAGGGCACGCCGATCGTGGTCAACATGCGTGTGCGGGAGAAGCGCCAGCGCTGA